DNA sequence from the Bacteroidales bacterium genome:
CTACATTTCGCCGCGTACACGAGACCATGTGGTGAGCAACCTCGACAGCGAAAAAGTGTTGTCGGGAGATATCAGTTATGTGTTGCGTGCTCCGAACATCCAGGCAAGAGCAACCCTTTATTACACCGAATTCAACGACCAGGTCTACTCCCGCAGTTTTTACCATGAAACCCTGCGCAGTTTTGTCAATTACCAGATGACCGGAGTAGATACACGCAGCAGCGGCGCCGAGCTGGGTGTAGATTACAAATTGACTTCCACCATCAACCTGACTGCAGTAGCCGGTTTGGGACAATTGATCTATAACTCCCGTCCATTGGCCACCATCTCACAGGACAACAATTCTGATATCCTTGCTGAAAACAGGAAAATTTACCTCAAGAACTATTACGTTGGCGGAAGCCCGCAGACTGCCCTTTCGGGTGGAATTAAGTACAACTCTCCAAAATACTGGTGGATTGGCGCCAACATTAACTATTTCGACGATATTTACCTCGAACCCAATCCCGACCGCCGCTCTGAAGGCGCTGCCGGATTGTATAATGAAGATGACATCAGGTTTAATGAACTTCTTTACCAGGAAAAACTGTCATCGGCTTATACAGTGGATATTTTCGGAGGCAAATCATGGCGGATAAAACAATATTATATCGCCCTCAACCTGAGTGTTAACAATGTGCTGAACGAAACCAACTTCGCTTTTGGTGGTTTCGAACAGTTCAGGTACGACCCGAATGACCTTGAAAAATTCCCCCCCAAATATTTTTATCTTTATGGAATTCAATATTATGCCAACCTTAGCTTTAGATTTTAACTTTAAAAAGAACTTTCCAAACAACATTTAATCTATTCACAGTCATGCTAAAAAAATTAGTTTTCCCCTCACTTTTACTGATCACCGTGTTCACAATGATTTTTGCTTCATGTGTAAAACAGGATTTTGACGAACCACCATCAAAAGAAATTCCGGTTGGCGAAGTTGTATCCATTGCTGACCTAAAGGCCATGTATAACGGGCAATTCCTCAAGTTTGACACAGCCATGTCAACCTATGGGGTGGTGGTTGGCGACGAGACTTCAGGAAATATTTACAAAAACTCATACATCCAGGACGCAACCGGCGCCATCAACCTGCGGCTGAAAAATCCCGGAGGGCTGTATGTTGGCGACTCTGTAAGGGTTTACCTTAACGGGCTGATTCTCGGAAATTACAGTGGCGTGATGCAACTCGACTCGGTGGACGTTGACCTTAATATCGTGAAAATTAAAACCGGTGTTTTGATTGAACCAACACTTGTTACCATTCCCCAGCTTGCCGGCGGCGCCTACAATTCGATGCTGATTAAACTTGAGGGTGTTGAGTTTTCGGCTTCAGACACCAGCAAAACCTGGTCGGATGCTGTAGGATTAACAACGGTAAATCGTACGCTAAAAGATTGTAACAACAGCACCGTGATTGTCAGAACAAGTGGTTATGCCAATTTTGCCGGGGTTAGCTTACCTGACGGAAACGGTGTGTTTATTGGCATTGCCAGCCAGTTTAACAATGATATTCAACTTTATGTGCGCGACCTGAACGAGATTGACCTCACAGGAGAACGTTGTGGTGGCGGCGGCGGTGGAACCGGAACAGGTTCTGGAACGCAGGCCGATCCATATAACGTGGTTTCAGGAATTGAAAAACAAAACGCAACGCCTTATGTGGTAGGTTGGGTTAAAGGCTACATCGTCGGCGCCGTAAAATCCGGCATTACTTCAATTGTTTCAAATGATGATATTGATTATGCAGCTCCATTTACATTAGCTACCAACGTGTTGATTGCCGATTCACCGACTGAAAACAATTACCTGAACTGCGTTATTGTGAACCTGCCTGCCGGATCGCCCTTGCGATCTGAAGTAAATCTCCTGGACAATCCTGATAATCTTGGAAAGTTGCTGAGTGTGAACGGAACCTTACGTACTTATTTTGGAGCAGCCGGCCTGAGAGATAGTTCCGGTGAAAATGCCGATTTTGAGCTGGAAGGCGGCGGCGGTGGAGGAGGGACCTCCATTTTCGAAGAGGAATTTGATTCCAACCTTGGTACATTTACCGCGTACAGTGTAACAGGTACACAAGTCTGGGGCTGGGGTAACTTTGATGGGGGTTGTGTTGTGATGTCTGGTTACCAGGGATCAAGTTTTGCTAACGAAGACTGGCTGATTTCACCTGCGATTTCGCTGGAAGGACATACCGGGGTCACCCTGAATTTCCGTGAAGCCATCAACTATATCACGAACATCAACGATTTGAAAGTGCTGATTTCTACCGACTATGACGGCACCAGTGATCCTTCAACCAACGGAACATGGACCGAACTTACCGGATTTAACCGTGCTCCCGGAAATAACTGGACCTTCGTAAACAGCGGCGATGTAAGTCTGGCTGCATACGAAAACCAAACCATCCGCATCGCTTTCAAATTCATAAGTACCGAAAGTGGTTCCTCAACCTGGGAAATCAGTAAAGTTGAGGTAAAAAAGTAGGCTGTTAAATCTATTTTAATGAATAGAAATTCTTTCTTCACCTTTCTTTTTGCTGTGCTGCCTTTTTGTGCATTCCTTCAGCCCGTTGGCTATTACAACGGTACTGAGGGGTTGCAGGGCAATGATCTGAAAATGAAATTGCACGAAATCATCGATGGGCATAACAGCTTATCCTATTTTTTTTCAAAATATGTGATCTACTATGCAGATGCTGATCCGGCTTTTCCCGGAAATGTCATCTTGATTTACACAGGCAGATCTCAAAATGGGATGGATTACGGATCAGGTGGCAACAAGATCAACCGCGAACATGTTTGGGCTAAGTCGCACGGACAGTTTGAAGGTATTCTGCCCATGGATTCAGATGTGCACAACCTGAAACCCGCCGATGCTTCGGTGAACACCGCCCGCAGCAACCTCGACTTCGACTGGAGCCTTTACTATCATTCAGAAGCCACGGAATGTAAGTTTACCCCCGGAGTTTCCTGGGAACCGCGCAACGCAGTCAAAGGCGATGTGGCCAGGACGATCTTTTATATGGACACCCGCTACGAATACACCAATGGCGAGGCAAATCTTACTGTTGTTGACAAACTGGATACTTATCCTTATCCGGAACATGGTAAACTGTCGGCTTTGCTCGAATGGAATCCTCTGGATCCACCCGATCAGTTTGAATATAACAGGAACAATGTGATTTACAGATTTCAAAAAAACAGAAATCCTTTTATTGACAATCCTGCTTTTGTCGAATTGATTTGGGGGCAGGGAAGTCTGCCGTATTTTTCAATTGGCGGTATCGGGGTTTCGGATGATCAGCCCCAAAGCACCCAAAAGGTTACCGTTTCGGCAAGTATTGAGCCTAAACCTGAAGCTGGTGATGTAAAGCTTTACTGGGGAGATGCTTTTAACAACCTGCAGGATCACATTACAATGAATTTTAGTAATGGAAAATGGCTGGGTGAAATTCCTGCTTTCCCTGAAGAAAAGGTAATTTACTTCGCAGTAAGAGCAATTGAAGGAAACAGCAATATTTCATGGTCGCCCACTTATTCTTACCGCGTAGCCTCTTCATACAATGGAGACATCATCTCCATTCCCGAAATTCAGGGAACCGGAAGCAATACACCTTACGAAAATCAAATCGTTACAACTACGGGTATTGTAACTGCTTTTTTCCCCAACGGCTATTACATCCAGGCAGGAAATGGACCAAGAACGGGTTTGTTCATTTATGATCCCAACAGGTTCCCTGCCATTGGCGACAGCATCGTTATCACAGGATTAGCCAAAGAATACTATGGCCTCACGGAAATGACCAATCCCACGATGTACAAACTGATTAAAACTGATCTGCCTGGACCCGATCCCGAGGTACTCACCGCTTCTGATTTAGGGGAAGATTGGGAAAGTGTCCTGGTGAGGATTGCCGATGCCACATGCACCTATGCCCAGCACTGGAACAATTCTGGTATGTGGCGGGTGAATGATGGGACAGGCCAGGTAAATGTTCATAACAACGATGTTTTTGAAATCGATCCTGTGTTGAACAAAGATTACACGATTACAGGACCTCTCAGTTACGATTACTCTGAATGGAAAATCGAACTCAGGTCGTTGAAAGACATATCTGATCCAACGTTTATTGGTGAAAAGGAAAACTTGCTACATCTTATTGTTTTCCCCAACCCGACTGCAGGTGAACTATTTATTCAACTTCCCGTCACTGGTAGCCTTAACCGTGAAATAAGGATTTTCGATTTAATGGGGATCGAAAAGTCAGCATTCAGCGTTGACTCATTTGCTGAAACATTCAGCATTGACTTAAGGCAGCAAAGGTTGATGGATGGGATTTACTTTGTTGTCTATTCTGATGATACTGCCAGGAATTCGGAGCGGATAATTTTACTTTCAGATTGAGATTAGACATCCAATACTGCAAGTGAAATCACGTTAATTATTATTAATCCAAAAAAAGTTGCCTGACAAAACAACTGAGATGCCGGATAAATTAGTCATCATACCAACCTATAATGAGAAGGAAAACATCGAAAATATTCTTCGGTACGTTTTTTCCCTCAAAGGCGATTTCCATGTGCTTGTTGTCGAAGACAATTCTCCTGATGGTACAGCAACCATCGTCAAAAACCTCCTGAACGAATTTCCAGAACGGCTTTTTATTGAAGAAAGGAAAGGGAAACTGGGATTGGGAACGGCTTATATTCATGGATTTCGTTGGGCGCTGGCGAGAGGTTACGAGTATATTTTTGAAATGGATGCCGACTTTTCGCACAATCCGGCTGACCTGATCAGGCTTTACGAAACCTGTAAAAATGGTGCAGACGTTGCCATTGGATCCCGTTATGTGGGCAATGTAATCCGGGTGGTCAACTGGCCGATGGGGAGAGTGATGATGTCCTATTATGCTTCCAAATACGTCAGGATTGTCACAGGGTTGAGGATTGCCGATTCAACAGCCGGTTTTATTTGCTATCGCCGCAAGGTCCTTGAAACCATTTGGTTTGACAAAATCAAATTTATCGGGTATGCTTTTCAGATTGAGATGAAACTCACTGCAGCGCGTCTTGGTTTTAATGTCGTTGAAGTTCCGATTGTTTTCACTGACCGTACTGTTGGAACCTCAAAAATGAGTGCCGGGATTTTTAAAGAGGCGGTGCTGGGGGTAATTAAATTAAGATATAAAAAGATATTACCCGATCCTTCTAAAAACTAGCTGGCAGTCAATCGCTCCAACACTATTTGTATCAACCTGTCGATGACAGCATGGTAGTCTTTTGAATATTCACCGGTAGCCCGGTTGGCAATCACCGCGCACATAGTCAGCGTATTGTGGCTGAGTAATTTGCCCAGGCCATAAAGTGCCGAAGTTTCCATTTCGAAATTTAATACCCTTTTTCCTTCAAAACTGAACTTTTGAATGCGTTCCATTAATTCGGGATGGTTGAGCGGAATGCGGATTACCCTGCCCTGTGGGCCGTAAAAGCCTGGGGCTGTTCCGGTAATCCCCTGTAAAAGGCCGTAACCCATTTTATGAATTAATTGATCTGAACCTGCAACAATATAGGGAAATGGAAGATCGTCATGCCAGTCTGTTTGATGAATAAATGCGTTAGTCAGCTCCGTTTCAATAACATGGCTGCTGTGGTAAAACTTCAACAACCCGTCCATGCCTATGCCGTGCGTAGATACGGCAATGGTGTTAACGGGAATTTCAGGTTGAATGGCGCCGGATGTTCCCAGCCTAACAATATTAAGGCTTCTGAGTTTTTCTCTTGCAATGCGCGTTTTAAAATCAATGTTGACCAGCGCATCCAATTCGTTCATCACGATATCAATATTGTCCGTTCCCATACCGGTAGAAAGCACTGAAATCCGCTTATTGTTGAAGGTTCCGGTGTGAGCAACAATCTCGCGGTTCTGGCTTTGATGCTCAATTTTATCGAAATAGCGTGAGATTTTTAAAACCCTTCCCGGATCTCCGACCAGGATTACATTGTCAGCCAGGTTGTCAGGCTTCAGGTTCAGGTGGTAAATATTTCCTTCAGCATTTATAATCAACTCCGACTCTTTAATTCTTTCCATTATCACGAGTTATTAATTCTAATTTTGCAGAAAAAGTTGCAAAGGTAACATTTTGAACAAACGATATTTAAATGAAAGCAGAGATAATCACAATTGGAGACGAATTACTGATTGGCCAGGTGGTAGATACCAACTCGGCATGGCTGGGCGAGCAGCTTAATCTTACCGGAGTTAGGGTAAATCAGATCACCATCATTTCTGATGATCGCGGGCAAATTCTGACCACACTTGCCGAAGCTTCACGACGGGCCGATGTAATCCTGATCACAGGCGGTCTTGGCCCAACAAAAGACGATGTGACCAAGCAGGTTTTATGTGAGTTTTTCGATACCTATCTTGTATTTGACCAGGAAGCATACGAAAATGTAGAACGGTTATTCCGACTGCGGGGCATGGCAGTTACTGAATTAAACCGCCGCCAGGCTGAGGTGCCCGCCTCATGTATTCCTCTGCCAAATCCCGAAGGGACAGCCCCGGGTATGTGGTTTGAGAAGGATGGTAAATATTTCGTTTCGATGCCAGGGGTTCCTTTTGAAATGAAAACTATGTTCACAACGCAGGTTTTGCCCAGGCTGGCAAAATATACGAGCGCCAGTTTTATTGTTCATAAAACCATTTTAACGCAAGGTGTTGGGGAATCTTTTCTTGCCAAAACGATTGAAGATTGGGAAGATCATCTGCCTGAAAATGTCAAACTGGCCTACCTTCCCCAACCGGGGATGGTCCGACTGAGACTTACTGCGATTGGTGATCTAAAAGCAAAACTTGAAGCTCAACTTGAGGAACTGGATACAAAACTTCAACAACTCATTCCTGATTTGATTTTTGGCTATGGAACAGAAACCATGGAAGAAGTTAGCGGGAAATTACTGCTATCATCAGGAAAAACACTTTCGACGGCTGAAAGTTGCACCGGTGGATACATAGCGCACCTTATTACCAGCGTTCCCGGGAGCTCTGCATATTTTAAGGGATCGGTTGTGGCTTATTCTAATGAAGTCAAAAGGAATAATCTTGGAGTTGATGGCGCTCTGCTTGAACAACATGGCGCTGTGAGTGAACAGGTGGTCAGGCAGATGGCTCAGGGAATCAGACAGAAGCTCCATACGGACTATGGTCTTGCTGTTTCAGGTATTGCCGGACCGGATGGAGGAACACCCGAAAAACCTGTAGGAACAACCTGGATTGCGCTTTCTTCTCCTGAACAAACGGTCGCAAGGAAACATCTTTTTGGTGAACATCGCGGAAGGAACATTCGCAAAGCTGCCCTTGAAGCACTCAATATGCTCAGGTTGGAGTTGAAGGCCGGAAAATGACCTTGTAAAACCTAACCTTGATAAATCAGAAACTACAAAATACAAATAAGAAATCTCTCCATAGGAGTCCTTAGGACAAATAAAACTCTCCATAGGAGTCCTTTGGACAATGTACGAAGGATCAAAAATCCAAACATAGAATAAGGATAATAATGTTTAAAAGTTTCGTATTTGAATTCTTTGAATTTAGTATTTATTTATGATTTGGAATTTGTCATTTGGAATTTCTGCCAAAAAAATGGCAACAATTTGCAAAATAAGACACTACCTCACTATTTCAATAATCTTGATTTCTGTCCTGCGATTGGCAGCCCGTCCTTCTTCAGTTTCGTTGTCTGCAATCGGGTTGCTGAAACCATAACCCCTGAATTGTAGTCGTTTACCTGCAATACCATTCTTAACCAGAAAATCAACCACCGACTTTGCCCTTTCGTTTGATAAATCAAGGTTATACTTTTCTCCGCCAATATTATCAGTATGCCCGCTGATTTCTATACTAACTGATAAGTTGTGCTCAAGAAATTCCTTTAGTTTTCTCAGTTCACCAATGGATTCAATTTTCAGGTCAGTCTTACCCGAGTCGAAAAAGATATTTTTCAGAATGGTGGTTTCTCCCGGAACTATTGGACGAAGGCTGATATCCATCAGGAATGGTTCAAAAATAGTGTTGAAGCCTGTGAGGGAAAAATTTTCAGAAAAAAACAGGTAGCCCTCCTTAGCTACATTCAGGGCATAATCATGTTTAGTGGGAATACAAAGCAAGAACTCGCCGGTTTTTTCATCTGAAAATGATCTTATCATTTCTTCCCCTGTTTGAATATGTATCAGAACGAAGTTGGCTGAAAGCGGCATCTCTGTTTTTGAATCCGAAATCACACCTTTTATATATGTCGATGGTTCAGGTCGGATCGGCTCATGCAATTCAAATTCATAAATGTCGAATCCACCCAATCCTGCAGTCAGTTTGGCTGAGATGTAAGCTTTGTTTCCGGGTGCATTGACTAAAATGTTGATCTCATCGCCGGGCGTGTTTACCGGGTAACCAAGATTTTCCGGAACAGACCAATTCCCGGTAGGATCGAGCCTTGTGACAAACAGATCAATCCCGCCCATACCCACATGCCGGTCGGAAGAGAAATATAATGTTTTGCCATCGGGGTGGATAAACGGCGCCATTTCCGAGCCAGGTGTATTAATTACTTCACCAAGGTTTTCGGGAATTGACCAACTACCATCCTCCTGCAGGCTGCTTTTCCAAATATCCGATTTCCCAAAACCACCGGTTCGTTTACTGGCAAAATACAGCGTTCTTCCATCAGAACCAAGCGAAGGTTGTGAATCCCAGGTGGAGCTGTTAACCGGACTTCCAAGATTTTGGGGTTCTGAAAATTTACCGGCCATAATTTTTGAAGCATAAATATCGCAGCTTCCATAGCCTTCAGACCATTGACAGCCGGTAAACAGTAAATATCTACCATCAGGTGTGATCGATAATGCCCCCTGGTTGTCCTTTGTATTGAGTGGTGGTGCAACGAGTTTCGAAGGTGACCATTCAACACTATCACTTTCGCGGAAAGCACGGAAGAACCTGTCGGAAGCATGGGTCTGGCTTGACTCAGGGTCCCTGCCGGTAAAATAGAGATGTAACTCATCGGAACTTACTGCATTGATAAACTCATCTGATACGGTATTGATATTTTCGCCGAGATTTTGAGGA
Encoded proteins:
- a CDS encoding choice-of-anchor J domain-containing protein, whose protein sequence is MLKKLVFPSLLLITVFTMIFASCVKQDFDEPPSKEIPVGEVVSIADLKAMYNGQFLKFDTAMSTYGVVVGDETSGNIYKNSYIQDATGAINLRLKNPGGLYVGDSVRVYLNGLILGNYSGVMQLDSVDVDLNIVKIKTGVLIEPTLVTIPQLAGGAYNSMLIKLEGVEFSASDTSKTWSDAVGLTTVNRTLKDCNNSTVIVRTSGYANFAGVSLPDGNGVFIGIASQFNNDIQLYVRDLNEIDLTGERCGGGGGGTGTGSGTQADPYNVVSGIEKQNATPYVVGWVKGYIVGAVKSGITSIVSNDDIDYAAPFTLATNVLIADSPTENNYLNCVIVNLPAGSPLRSEVNLLDNPDNLGKLLSVNGTLRTYFGAAGLRDSSGENADFELEGGGGGGGTSIFEEEFDSNLGTFTAYSVTGTQVWGWGNFDGGCVVMSGYQGSSFANEDWLISPAISLEGHTGVTLNFREAINYITNINDLKVLISTDYDGTSDPSTNGTWTELTGFNRAPGNNWTFVNSGDVSLAAYENQTIRIAFKFISTESGSSTWEISKVEVKK
- a CDS encoding endonuclease: MNRNSFFTFLFAVLPFCAFLQPVGYYNGTEGLQGNDLKMKLHEIIDGHNSLSYFFSKYVIYYADADPAFPGNVILIYTGRSQNGMDYGSGGNKINREHVWAKSHGQFEGILPMDSDVHNLKPADASVNTARSNLDFDWSLYYHSEATECKFTPGVSWEPRNAVKGDVARTIFYMDTRYEYTNGEANLTVVDKLDTYPYPEHGKLSALLEWNPLDPPDQFEYNRNNVIYRFQKNRNPFIDNPAFVELIWGQGSLPYFSIGGIGVSDDQPQSTQKVTVSASIEPKPEAGDVKLYWGDAFNNLQDHITMNFSNGKWLGEIPAFPEEKVIYFAVRAIEGNSNISWSPTYSYRVASSYNGDIISIPEIQGTGSNTPYENQIVTTTGIVTAFFPNGYYIQAGNGPRTGLFIYDPNRFPAIGDSIVITGLAKEYYGLTEMTNPTMYKLIKTDLPGPDPEVLTASDLGEDWESVLVRIADATCTYAQHWNNSGMWRVNDGTGQVNVHNNDVFEIDPVLNKDYTITGPLSYDYSEWKIELRSLKDISDPTFIGEKENLLHLIVFPNPTAGELFIQLPVTGSLNREIRIFDLMGIEKSAFSVDSFAETFSIDLRQQRLMDGIYFVVYSDDTARNSERIILLSD
- a CDS encoding polyprenol monophosphomannose synthase, yielding MPDKLVIIPTYNEKENIENILRYVFSLKGDFHVLVVEDNSPDGTATIVKNLLNEFPERLFIEERKGKLGLGTAYIHGFRWALARGYEYIFEMDADFSHNPADLIRLYETCKNGADVAIGSRYVGNVIRVVNWPMGRVMMSYYASKYVRIVTGLRIADSTAGFICYRRKVLETIWFDKIKFIGYAFQIEMKLTAARLGFNVVEVPIVFTDRTVGTSKMSAGIFKEAVLGVIKLRYKKILPDPSKN
- a CDS encoding nucleoside phosphorylase; protein product: MERIKESELIINAEGNIYHLNLKPDNLADNVILVGDPGRVLKISRYFDKIEHQSQNREIVAHTGTFNNKRISVLSTGMGTDNIDIVMNELDALVNIDFKTRIAREKLRSLNIVRLGTSGAIQPEIPVNTIAVSTHGIGMDGLLKFYHSSHVIETELTNAFIHQTDWHDDLPFPYIVAGSDQLIHKMGYGLLQGITGTAPGFYGPQGRVIRIPLNHPELMERIQKFSFEGKRVLNFEMETSALYGLGKLLSHNTLTMCAVIANRATGEYSKDYHAVIDRLIQIVLERLTAS
- a CDS encoding competence/damage-inducible protein A; the protein is MKAEIITIGDELLIGQVVDTNSAWLGEQLNLTGVRVNQITIISDDRGQILTTLAEASRRADVILITGGLGPTKDDVTKQVLCEFFDTYLVFDQEAYENVERLFRLRGMAVTELNRRQAEVPASCIPLPNPEGTAPGMWFEKDGKYFVSMPGVPFEMKTMFTTQVLPRLAKYTSASFIVHKTILTQGVGESFLAKTIEDWEDHLPENVKLAYLPQPGMVRLRLTAIGDLKAKLEAQLEELDTKLQQLIPDLIFGYGTETMEEVSGKLLLSSGKTLSTAESCTGGYIAHLITSVPGSSAYFKGSVVAYSNEVKRNNLGVDGALLEQHGAVSEQVVRQMAQGIRQKLHTDYGLAVSGIAGPDGGTPEKPVGTTWIALSSPEQTVARKHLFGEHRGRNIRKAALEALNMLRLELKAGK
- a CDS encoding PD40 domain-containing protein: MLKLLFAIFLYFIIPVHHCDGQTLSTDSKRAVKFYEEGRKEFGLQHFEVAKQALKKAISADDQFLEAYMLMGDVLKSLDETQAAIDVYEKVIQINPEKYPEVFYFSGLLHFGLQQYDQSVEKLNHFLSVDKKNALRVREAEFYLACSIFAQNAIINPVPFDPQNLGENINTVSDEFINAVSSDELHLYFTGRDPESSQTHASDRFFRAFRESDSVEWSPSKLVAPPLNTKDNQGALSITPDGRYLLFTGCQWSEGYGSCDIYASKIMAGKFSEPQNLGSPVNSSTWDSQPSLGSDGRTLYFASKRTGGFGKSDIWKSSLQEDGSWSIPENLGEVINTPGSEMAPFIHPDGKTLYFSSDRHVGMGGIDLFVTRLDPTGNWSVPENLGYPVNTPGDEINILVNAPGNKAYISAKLTAGLGGFDIYEFELHEPIRPEPSTYIKGVISDSKTEMPLSANFVLIHIQTGEEMIRSFSDEKTGEFLLCIPTKHDYALNVAKEGYLFFSENFSLTGFNTIFEPFLMDISLRPIVPGETTILKNIFFDSGKTDLKIESIGELRKLKEFLEHNLSVSIEISGHTDNIGGEKYNLDLSNERAKSVVDFLVKNGIAGKRLQFRGYGFSNPIADNETEEGRAANRRTEIKIIEIVR